GATCGCGCTCCTGCCTTGGCGCGCGCCGGTCCACGTCACGTTGATGTCGGCGTACGCCGCGGCGCGTCAGCCCTCGAACGACGTCGCGGACCGGCTGCGCCGCGATGCGGAGGCCCGCGCCCGCGCGTTGGTGGACGACGCGCGGCAGGAACTCGATGGAAAGGTCGAGAGCGTGGCCGTACGGGTGCACGAGGGAAACCCGGCCGTCCGGATCGTCGAGATGGCCAGGGCGTGCCGGGCCGACCTGGTGGCGGTCGGGACCCGCGGGCATGGGATCTACAAGGAGCTCCGGCTGGGAAGCGTGTCGGATTACGTCGCGAATCACGCGCACTGCCCGGTGCTGTTGGCAAGGACATCGCTCGGGTGGAGGCGCCGGTACCTGCTGGCGCTCGACGATTCCGTGCACGCCCCGGAGGTCGTCCGCTGGCTGGGGGCGCTCGACCTGTCCGGCGGGGCATCGGTCCACCTGGTGAAGGTCTTCCGGTCCGTGAGGGATTTTCCGTTCCCGGACGAGGAGCACGACGAGGACGTTCACGCGGAGGGATCTGCGGACAATTACGCCGCGTGGAACAGCTCCTCGGAGGTGGTGGACGCCCTGCGCGCGCAGCGCCTTGGACCTCCGGGGACCCGCGTGACGGTGGAGGTCCGTTTCGGGCAGGAGGGCTCGGAGATCCTGGCGGCCCTGCGGAAATTCGAGCCGGACCTGCTGCTGATCGGCGCGAAGGGGCGGAACACGCACCCGGACTGGCCGATGGGCGGCGTGGCGCAGCACCTGATCGACCATTCCCCCTGCTCGGTCCTGGTCGTGCGGGCGCAGGGAAGCGGATCCGCTCAGAGCAGCTTCCGGTAGATCTCCCGCATGTCGGCCTTCGAGAGGGGCCTTGGGTTGTTGTCGAGCAGCCTCGTGACCTTCGAGGCCGCTTCCGCGAGCCCTTCGAGGTCGGCCTCCGTCATTCCCAGGTCTCCCAGGCGGCAGCGGATGCCGAGGTCCTCGTTCAGGGAAAAAAGCTCCCCGATCATCCTCTCGGCGGCCTGCCGGTCGGACAGCGCGGAGACTTCCAGCCCCATGGCGGCGGCGATGTCCCGGAACTTCGCTTCCGATGCTTCGAGGTTGAAACGCATGACGTGGGGAAGAAGGATCGCGTTGGACAGCCCGTGCGGGACGCGGTACCTGCCGCCCAGCGGATACGCCAGGGCGTGCACCGCGGTCGTGCTCGACGTCGCGATGCACAGCCCCCCGAACATGGCCGCCAGCAGCATGTCGTGGCGGGCGTCCACGTCCTTCCCGTCGCGGAACGCGCGACGGATGCCGCGCGAGATGAAGCCGACCGCCTTCAGCGCGTAAGTGTCGCTGAAGGGGTTCGCCTTCTTCGACGTATAGCATTCGATGGCGTGGGCCAGCGCGTCCATGCCGGTGGCGGCGGTGATCGCCGGCGGCAGCCCCACGGTCATCTCCGGATCGAGGATGGCGCAATCGGGGACGAGCATGGGATCCACGATGCCCACCTTCGACTCCCGCTCGGGGACCAGCACGATGGCGTTCTGCGTCACTTCCGATCCCGTCCCCGCGGTGGTGGGGACCATCAGGGTGGGAATCCCCCGCCGCGCGATCTTCGCCTTGTCCAGGAGCTGCCGCACGGAGAGGTCGTTGGTCAGCATCACGGCGACGATCTTCGCGACGTCCATCACGCTGCCGCCGCCGATCCCGACGATCATCCGGCAGCCGGTCCGCTCCGCGGCCTCGAAGATCCGCCGGACGTGCTCCACCTCCGGTTCGGGAGGCGTGTCCCGGATCACCTCCACACGGACGCCCGCGCCTTCGAGGATCTCCCGGGGCCGCCCGATCAACCCGGCGTTCCACACTCCCGCGTCGGTCAGGATCAGCGCCTTCTCCGCGCTTTGGGCAGCGGCGACTTCGGCCAGCGCCTCGATGCTGCCGGGGCCCGCGAACATCCTCCGGACGTTGACGAGCGAATACGTCGCGGGATGCGTCATGGGGCCCGCCTCTCCCCCTTCCACCGGGGGTGGGCGTAGGCCGCAGGATTCGCCACGTGCGGCCACTTCTCCCCTGCAAGGACCGCCAGGACCCCTTCCGCGGCCATCGTGGATACGCCCGCCGCCGCCTCCCGCGTCTGCCCGGCCATGTGCGGCGTGACGACGACGTTGTCCAGGCCGGACCAGCGATTCTCCGGGGGCAGCGGCTCCGAGGAGAAGACGTCCAGCCCGGCGCCGTGGATCCGCCCGTTCGCGAGCGCGTCCGCCAGCGCGTCCTCGTCGACCACTCCCCCGCGCGCGCAGTTGACCAGGACGGCGGTCGGTTTCATCCGTTCCAGCTCCCGCGCGCCGATCAGGTTCCGGGTCTTTCCGTTCAGAGGGACGTGGAGGGAAACGACGTCCGCGTTCCGCAGGAGCTCTTCCAGCGACTCGTCGTATCGATACCCCTGCCCCTCGACGGCCTTCCGGTCCGCGAACGGGTCGTACACCCGCACCTTCATCCCGATCGCGCAGCAGAGCGACGCGAATTCCCGGCCGATGTTCCCGCAGCCGACCAGCCCGGCCGTCTTCCCGGACAGCTCGAAGGCCCGGAACGCGTTGCGCACGTTGAAATCGCCGCCGCGCGTTCTCCGGTCGCTGTGGACCAGGTCCTTCGACACCGCGAACACGAGGGCGAGCGCGTGCTCCGCCACGGAGCGCGTGTTGGCCCCCGGCGCGATGACGACCGGGATCCCCAGCTCCGTCGCCGCGGCGACGTCGACGTCGTCCACCCCCACTCCCGGGCGCCCGATGACCTTCAGCCGCTTCGCCGCCGCCATCGTCTCCCGGTCGATGGAGCCGAGGCGGATGATCAGCCCGTCCGCGTCCAGCAGCTCGGGAAGCATCTCCTTCGGCTTGCCGGTGTTGACGATCCGGACGTCGACCTTCCCCTCGAGGACCTTCATTCCCGCCTCGTAGAGCCTTTGCGTCAGCACCACCTTATTCATGCAGGTTTCCTTCCGCGTCGAACGCGATCTCTTCCGGAGGCCCGAGCGGGGAGATCCGCGCGTTCCCCCGCGCTTCGACCTGAAGGCTTTCCGAGTAATGGAACTCCTCCAGGCGCAGCGTATCCCGGATGCGGACCATGCGGACGCGCCCCATGTCGCGCGCGTTGCAGGTCTTCACGGCCGCCCGGATCGCCAGGCGGTCGTTGTCCATGATCAGCGGGATCATCCCGCTCCTCGTGACCGTCGAGGTCAGGACGTTGGCGTACGTGTGCCCGAAATCGATCTTGTCGAACAGCCGCCGGGTGATGACGTCCGCCAGCCCCATCGCCACCGCGTTCCCGTGGCTGGCCGCGGTCAGGTCGAGCACGGCGATCCGGGTCGCCTTCGGAGTCACCCGGATGGCGGGATTGGAGGCGCGCCCGGTGATGTTGGGGTCCATCCCGGACCCGGAGATGTCTTTCCCCATCCGGTCGACGACGAGCACGTCCAGCCGGTCGAACGGGATCGAGGGCATGTTTTCGCGCGCCTCGGCCAGCAGCCGGGGCTCGGTCGCAAGAATCTCCTCCGCGGGGACGGCGACGATCCTGGCGATCCGGTCATAGGCGTTCTCGACCGTCGCCACGCCGAAGAGGAACGGGGCGCGGGCCAGCTTCACCTTCGCCATGTCGATCATGTTCCGTTCCATGTGCGCGAACCCGTATGCGTGGCACGAGTCCGCCCCCTTCTGCTTCCCGAGGCCGATCGTGATCATCTTCACCAGGCCGCTCTCGATCGCTCCGCTGAAGGCGGTGTGCGGCTTGACCCGGTTGACGACGACGATGCCGTCCGCCTCCATGGCGCGGCGGTCCATGTAGACCGGGAGCCCGTTGTCGAGCGCCCCCAGCTCCGCCACCTCCATCGAGGAGACGATGGGGCAGCCCGCGCTTTCCTCCGTCACGCCGAGGTCGGCCAGCACGCGCGCCTGCCCCTCGGCCGTCGCCCCGCCGTGGCTCCCCATCCCCGGCACGATGAAGGGCTCCGCCCCGAGGTTCCGAAGCTCCTCCACCACTCCGCGCGCGATCCGCGGGATTTCGGCCACCCCGCGGCTGCCGACCGCCACCGCGATGCGCATCCCCCGGCGGACGCGTCCCGAGATCGCCGGCTTCCGGAGCTCCTCGCGCAGCACCGCCGGGACGTCCCGGACCTCGGGCGCGGGAAACGTCTGTCTCGCCCGGATCATCCGGGGAAGGACCGTGGACTCGAGGATTTCGTCGATGATCCCCATCTACCTGTACGTCCCGAACGCCTTCCGGAGCTCCTCGTCGATCTTCGGGTTGACGCCGCCGACCGGCTCCCGCGCAGGCCCGACGGAATGCCCCAGCAGGTTCATCGCCCGCTTGATGACGGAGTTGGGGTTGCCGAGCTTCATCACGTCGCGCAGCGGTCGCAGCCGCGCCTGCTCGACGACGGCCTCCGCGATCCGCCCCGCCTTCCAGAGCCGGTAAACCTCCAGCGAGACCTCGGGATACACGTTCGCGGTGCCCGCAATAGCGCCGCGCCCGCCCGCCATCAGCGTCCACAGGATGAGGGAATCGCTGCCGGCCAGCACGGAGAGCCGCCGGTCCGTGTCCTCAATGTACCGGATCGTGTTGTCGAAGTTGCCGCTGCTGTCCTTGATCCCGACGATGTTCGGGAATTGCGCCAGCTTCCGGAGCGTCGCGTACTCGATGTTGTTCCCCGTCCGGGCCGGCATGTTGTACAGGACGATCGGCAGGTCGACCGATTCCGCGACCCGGCTGTAGTGACGGTAGATGTCGTCCTGGGAAACGGCCACGAAGTACGGCGAGACGACCGAGAGGGCGTCAGCCCCCAGCTCCTTCGCCCTGCGGGAAAGGGCGATGGTCTCCCGCGTGCTTATGCAGCCGGTCCCCGCGTACACCGGGACCCGCTTCCGCGTCTGGTCCACGACGATCCGGAGGACCTCCAGCTTCTCGTCGGTCGTCAGCGCGTAGACTTCCCCGTTGGTGCCCAGGGCGAAGATCCCGTGGATCCCTCCGGCGATCTGCCGGTCGACCTGCGCCCGCAGCTCCTTTTCGTTGATGCTTTCGTCGTCGTTCATCGCCGTCGCGATGGGGACGATGATCCCTTCCGGCTGGAACATTCTTCTCGCCCTCCCGGGAGTTAGCCCGCATTTCTCACCAGCCTCCTGCTGCGGCGGCGGATACGGGCATGTCTACTGCGTTGCGCTCGGTCGGGCTCCTCGACGCACTCCCAAGTGCGCCTCCGGGGCCCTCGGTCGCGACGCCTTGTAGCCACGCCCGTCTCCACCGCCTCGCTACGGACGCCGGTGAGAAAAGCGGGCTATGCCGGCGGCGCCGGGGCCCTCCCCCCGCGGGGAGGGCGACTTCCCGGCGCCCGCCGGCAGTCGGCGGGTTATTTCTTCTTGCTCAGGCCGAGCTCCCCGATGATGGGCTTCAGGTCGTTGTGCATGCCCACCAGGAACTCGGTGATCTCCTTGCCGTCCATGTAATCCAGGTAATCGAGGTCGCCCGTGTTCTTCGCGGCGGCCAGGAAGTCCTTGTCGTCCATGGTCTTTCTGAAGGCGTCGTGCAGGATCTTCGCGATGTCGTCCGGAAGGGCCGCGGGCGCGCTGATCCCCTTGGTGACGCCGATATCCACTTTATACCCCTTCTCGATCGCCGTCGGCACGTCGGGGAGCGCCTTCGCCCGCTTCTTCGAGAAGATGACCAGCGGCCGCAGCTTCCCGGAAGCGACGAACTCCTTCGCCTCCTGGGGGTGCACCACGCCGACGTCGACGTGCTTGCCCAGAAGCGCGGTGACGACCTCGGAGGCGCCGCCGCCGTATGGGACCATCTTCATGTCGAGTTTCGCCTGCTTGCGGAAGGCCTCCATGGCCATGTGGGTCGTCCCGCCCGGGGCGTTCTGCCCGTACTTCAGCTTTCCGGGATTCGCGTGGACGTAGTTGACGAACTCCTCCACGGACTTCCACGGCGACTCGCTGTTCACGACCAGGATGATCGGATGGCGTGCGATGTTGATGATGTGGCGCGCGTCCTTCTCGGGGTCGTACGGAACGTTCTGGATCAGCGGGGTGGAGGTGAAGTTCCCCGTGGAGGTCGTGAGCAGCGTGTAGCCGTCCGGCTTCGACTTCAGCACGTAATCCGTCCCGATCGTACCGCTGGCGCCCGGCTTGTTCTCCACCACCATCGGCTGCCCGAGGTACTTGGTGACGTTCTGCGCCAGCGCCCTGGCAAGCAGATCGGTCGACCCGCCCGCGGTGAACTGGCAGATCAGCGTGACCGGTTTCTTCGGGTAGCCTGCTTCCGCCGCGAATCCGCTGCCGGCCCCGGCGGCCAGCATCGCCGCCGAAAGGACGAACGCCAACGTCGATACCGCGATTCTCTTTCTCATGCTTTTTCTCCCTTTCCGTTTTTTCGACTTCAGACCGGTTCTTCCGCTTCCCCCGTATCCTTCGCTTCCCTTGCCTTGATCATTTCCCTCGCCCCGCCGACGATCACCCACAGGACGATGAGCCCCGCCACGGCCATCATCGTCCCGGAGATCGGCCGCTTGAGGAAGAAGAGCAGGTCGCCGTCCGCCAGGATCAGCGATTGCCTCAAACCCTTTTCGAACACCGGCCCGAGCACCATCCCCACGAGCAGCGGGGTCGAGGTGAATCCGAGACACTTGAAAAGGAACCCGAGCAGGCCGAAGAACAGCAGCATGACCATGTCGAACGCGCTGTTGTTGACGCTGTAGGCCCCCAGCAGCATCAGGGCGGTCACGATGGGGACCAGGATCCTCGGCGGGACCTTGGTCAGCGAGGCGAACAGCCCGACCATCGGCAGGTTGAACACCAGCAGCATGAGGTTGCCGATGTACATGCTGGCGATCACGAGCCAGAACAGGTTCGCGTGGCTGGTCATGAAGGTGGGGCCGGGAGCGACGCCGTGGATCATCAGCCCCCCGAGCAGGACCGCCGTGGCGGGCGCGAACGGGATCCCCAGCGCCAGCAGCGGGACCATGGTGCCCGCCGCCGCCGCGTTGTTGGCGGATTCGGGCCCCGCCACCCCCTCGATCGCCCCCTTTCCGAACTCCTCCGGCTTCTTCGCCACGCCCCGCTCCAGGCGGTAGGAAACCAGGGACGACATGATCGCCGCCGGCCCCGGGATCAGACCGATGGGGAATCCCACGAACGCCCCGCGGAGGATGGGCCAGACCGACCTTTTGATCTCTTCGCGGCTGGGGTACAGCTCCCGGAACTTCACCTTGATCGTGTCCGCCGTCTTGTAGGGCTGGAGCGCGATATCGAACACCTCCGCCAGGCCGAAGAGCCCCATGGCGCAGGGAAGGAACTCGACGCCCCGCGTCAGCTCCAGCAGGCCGAAGGACAGGCGGTTGAACCCGGTCAGCGCGTCGATGCCGATCGTGCTGATCATCATCCCGAGGACGAAGACCAGGAACGCCTTGAGGAAGGAATCGCCGGTGAGGTTGCTGAGCAGCAGCATCCCGATCAGCGCGATGCCGAAATACTCGGGAGGCCCGAACGCCAGGGCGGCCTTTCCCAGCGGGGGGGCGAACAGCATCAGCAGCACCACGCCGAGCGTGCCCGCGACGAACGAGCCGATGGCCACGACGGCCAGGGCGGCGCCCGCCCGCCCCTTCTTCGCCATCTGGTACCCGTCGATGCAGGTGACGACGGACGCCGCCTCCCCCGGAAGGTTGATCAGGATCGATGTCGTGGAGCCGCCGTACATGGCGCCGTAGAAGATCCCCGCCAGCAGGATCAGGCTGGTGCCGGCGTCCAGGCCGAAGCTGAACGGCAGCAGGAGCGACATGGCGCCCACCGGGCCGATGCCGGGCAGCACCCCGACCACCGTCCCGATCAGCGCCCCGAGGAAGCAGGCCAGCAGGTTCTGGAGCGACAGCGCGGTCCCGAATCCCTGCAGGAGGTTGTGCAGGATGTCCATCTTCATTTCCTCCCGGCGCGGGTCCTCACAGGATCCCCCGCGGCAGCGGCACGTCCAGCATCAGGACGAACAGCACATAGGTGACGGCCGAACATGCCAGCGCCAGGACGAGCGGCTGCACCCATCCCTTCGCGCCGAGGATCTTGTTCATCAGGAACACGATGATGAAGATCGAGATCAGCGAGCCCAGCACCGTGAAGAGCGGGATGAAGACCGCGATGGCGGCCACGCAGGCGGCGAACCGCCACATCCCCTCCGCGGGGACCTTCTCCCCGTCTTTTTCCGCCTTCCCCTTCAGCGTGCCGAGGAAGATCAGGAAGGACGCGACCAGCGCCATGGAGCCGACGACCGCGGGCATGAAGCCGGGTCCCGGCTCGAGCAGGTTCCCCACGTCCATCCGCCATACGAAATACAGATACGCGACGCTCAGCAGCGTCAACGCGAACGAGAACGCGCGCCTCGCCCACCGCATGCCCCTGCCCCCTTCCCTTGGACTGCCGTTGCCGGGAACACCCATATAATGGCAAACATCATGCCCGCCGAAGAAAAAACCATATTATTAAATCCGCACGGAAAAACGGGCACTTTCCCACCGATACCACCCCCCTGGCCGGGACACCCCGGAAAAGGCCGGAGGGAACCCGGCCCTTTTTTCAGCGGAACCGGCGCATTTTGCATCGCACGGCCGCCCGGGCTGTGGCGGGAATGGTCGCCTCACGGCCCCGCGACCGGAACGATCTCATGGAATGTTGTGGGCGGATATGCCGGTGCGATACCATAACGATTCGCGAAAGAACCAGGGATATCCCCATTCGCCCGCAAGGAGGAAAATATGGCGAAGAATTTCCGCAGCCGGGACCTGACGGAAGGGATCGACCGGGCGGCCCACCGGGCGCTGCTCTACTCCCTGGGGCTCTCCCGTGAGGATCTCGATCGCCCCCTCATCGCGGTGGCGAATTCCTGGAACGAGATCGTCCCCGGCTGCGTCCCGCAAAGGCAGGTCGCCGAGGCGGTCAAGCAGGGTATCCGGGCCGCGGGTGCCGTTCCCTTCGAGTTCAACACGATCGGCGTCTGCGACGGAATGGCCCAGGGGCACGTCGGGATGAGCTTCTCCCTGCCGAGCAGGGAGGTCATCGCGGACTCCGTGGAAATCATGCTGGAGGCGCACCGCTTCGACGGAGCGGTGTTCCTCACCTCGTGCGACAAGATCACTCCCGGGATGCTGATGGCGATGTTCCGGGTCAACATCCCCTCGATCATCATCGCCCCCGGCACGATGGCTCCCGGGGAATACCGGGGGGAGAAGCTCACCACCTCCCTGATCCGCGAGTTCATCGGGCGCTGCCAGGCCGGCGTGCTTTCGGAAGAGGAGCTCGCGGAAGTCGAGCGCGTCGCCTGCCCGACGCTGGGAAGCTGCGCCATGATCGGCACGGCGAACACCATGGTCTGCCTCTGCGAGGTCCTCGGCCTCGCCTACCCCGGCTCGGCGACGTTGCCCGCGTCCTCCAGCGAAAAGCTGCGCGAGGGGGTCGTGGCCGGCAGGCGGATCGTCGAGCTGGTGAAGGACGACGTGAAGCCGCTGGACCTGGTGGGCCGGGACGCGTTCATCGACGCCGTCAAGTTCGTCCTGGCGATCGGCGGATCGACCAACGCCACCCTCCACATCCCGACCCTCGCCGCCGAGGCGGGATTCGAGGTGACCCTTTCCGACATGGAGGCCCTCTGCGAGACCGTCCCGTATGTCTCCCGGATCAATCCCTCCGGGAAACAGACGATGGAGGATTTCCACCGCGCCGGCGGCGTGCCCGCCGTCTTCGCCTCCCTGGGCGACGCCCACTTCCGCCTCGACCGCAGGAGCGTTTCCGGGAAAACGCTCCGGGAGATCGCCGACACGGCGTCGTGGGCCGACAAGGAAATGATCCGCCCCGCGTCGGAGCCGATCTCGTCTATGGGCGCGCTGAAAGTGCTGCGTGGGAACCTCGCCCCCGGGGGAGCCGTCTGCAAGCGATCGGGCGCCGACAAGAACATGTGGCGGCATTCCGGGCCCGCGCGCGTCTTCCACTCCATGGAGGAAGCGGTCCGTGTCGTCGAACAAGGCGGCATCGAGCCCGGATCGGTGATCGTGATCCGCTACGAAGGCCCGGTGGGAGGGCCGGGGATGCGGGAAATGCACCTCATCACGTCCATACTGGCCGGATCGGGGCTGGCGCGAAGCACCGCGCTGGTCACCGACGGCCGCTTCTCGGGATCCACCCGGGGCCCCTGCGTCGGGCACGTGACGCCCGAAGCGGCCCTGGGCGGCCCGATCGCGTTCGTCCGGGACGGGGACACGATTTCGATCGACCTGTACGAGGGGAAGCTGGAGCTTGCGGTGGGCGAGGACGAGATCGAACGGCGCCGTGCGGGGTGGCAGCCGGTCGTACGGCCCCTCCGCGGAGTGCTGGCATCCTTCGCGGACAGGCATCGCAGGGCGGCGCTGCCCGCCC
This sequence is a window from Thermodesulfobacteriota bacterium. Protein-coding genes within it:
- the dapA gene encoding 4-hydroxy-tetrahydrodipicolinate synthase, with protein sequence MFQPEGIIVPIATAMNDDESINEKELRAQVDRQIAGGIHGIFALGTNGEVYALTTDEKLEVLRIVVDQTRKRVPVYAGTGCISTRETIALSRRAKELGADALSVVSPYFVAVSQDDIYRHYSRVAESVDLPIVLYNMPARTGNNIEYATLRKLAQFPNIVGIKDSSGNFDNTIRYIEDTDRRLSVLAGSDSLILWTLMAGGRGAIAGTANVYPEVSLEVYRLWKAGRIAEAVVEQARLRPLRDVMKLGNPNSVIKRAMNLLGHSVGPAREPVGGVNPKIDEELRKAFGTYR
- a CDS encoding hydroxyacid dehydrogenase; its protein translation is MNKVVLTQRLYEAGMKVLEGKVDVRIVNTGKPKEMLPELLDADGLIIRLGSIDRETMAAAKRLKVIGRPGVGVDDVDVAAATELGIPVVIAPGANTRSVAEHALALVFAVSKDLVHSDRRTRGGDFNVRNAFRAFELSGKTAGLVGCGNIGREFASLCCAIGMKVRVYDPFADRKAVEGQGYRYDESLEELLRNADVVSLHVPLNGKTRNLIGARELERMKPTAVLVNCARGGVVDEDALADALANGRIHGAGLDVFSSEPLPPENRWSGLDNVVVTPHMAGQTREAAAGVSTMAAEGVLAVLAGEKWPHVANPAAYAHPRWKGERRAP
- a CDS encoding universal stress protein, with amino-acid sequence MHVFLATDGSDSARAAQAQIALLPWRAPVHVTLMSAYAAARQPSNDVADRLRRDAEARARALVDDARQELDGKVESVAVRVHEGNPAVRIVEMARACRADLVAVGTRGHGIYKELRLGSVSDYVANHAHCPVLLARTSLGWRRRYLLALDDSVHAPEVVRWLGALDLSGGASVHLVKVFRSVRDFPFPDEEHDEDVHAEGSADNYAAWNSSSEVVDALRAQRLGPPGTRVTVEVRFGQEGSEILAALRKFEPDLLLIGAKGRNTHPDWPMGGVAQHLIDHSPCSVLVVRAQGSGSAQSSFR
- a CDS encoding tripartite tricarboxylate transporter substrate binding protein, producing MRKRIAVSTLAFVLSAAMLAAGAGSGFAAEAGYPKKPVTLICQFTAGGSTDLLARALAQNVTKYLGQPMVVENKPGASGTIGTDYVLKSKPDGYTLLTTSTGNFTSTPLIQNVPYDPEKDARHIINIARHPIILVVNSESPWKSVEEFVNYVHANPGKLKYGQNAPGGTTHMAMEAFRKQAKLDMKMVPYGGGASEVVTALLGKHVDVGVVHPQEAKEFVASGKLRPLVIFSKKRAKALPDVPTAIEKGYKVDIGVTKGISAPAALPDDIAKILHDAFRKTMDDKDFLAAAKNTGDLDYLDYMDGKEITEFLVGMHNDLKPIIGELGLSKKK
- the ilvD gene encoding dihydroxy-acid dehydratase, which produces MAKNFRSRDLTEGIDRAAHRALLYSLGLSREDLDRPLIAVANSWNEIVPGCVPQRQVAEAVKQGIRAAGAVPFEFNTIGVCDGMAQGHVGMSFSLPSREVIADSVEIMLEAHRFDGAVFLTSCDKITPGMLMAMFRVNIPSIIIAPGTMAPGEYRGEKLTTSLIREFIGRCQAGVLSEEELAEVERVACPTLGSCAMIGTANTMVCLCEVLGLAYPGSATLPASSSEKLREGVVAGRRIVELVKDDVKPLDLVGRDAFIDAVKFVLAIGGSTNATLHIPTLAAEAGFEVTLSDMEALCETVPYVSRINPSGKQTMEDFHRAGGVPAVFASLGDAHFRLDRRSVSGKTLREIADTASWADKEMIRPASEPISSMGALKVLRGNLAPGGAVCKRSGADKNMWRHSGPARVFHSMEEAVRVVEQGGIEPGSVIVIRYEGPVGGPGMREMHLITSILAGSGLARSTALVTDGRFSGSTRGPCVGHVTPEAALGGPIAFVRDGDTISIDLYEGKLELAVGEDEIERRRAGWQPVVRPLRGVLASFADRHRRAALPAREREER
- a CDS encoding iron-containing alcohol dehydrogenase, which codes for MTHPATYSLVNVRRMFAGPGSIEALAEVAAAQSAEKALILTDAGVWNAGLIGRPREILEGAGVRVEVIRDTPPEPEVEHVRRIFEAAERTGCRMIVGIGGGSVMDVAKIVAVMLTNDLSVRQLLDKAKIARRGIPTLMVPTTAGTGSEVTQNAIVLVPERESKVGIVDPMLVPDCAILDPEMTVGLPPAITAATGMDALAHAIECYTSKKANPFSDTYALKAVGFISRGIRRAFRDGKDVDARHDMLLAAMFGGLCIATSSTTAVHALAYPLGGRYRVPHGLSNAILLPHVMRFNLEASEAKFRDIAAAMGLEVSALSDRQAAERMIGELFSLNEDLGIRCRLGDLGMTEADLEGLAEAASKVTRLLDNNPRPLSKADMREIYRKLL
- a CDS encoding tripartite tricarboxylate transporter TctB family protein, yielding MRWARRAFSFALTLLSVAYLYFVWRMDVGNLLEPGPGFMPAVVGSMALVASFLIFLGTLKGKAEKDGEKVPAEGMWRFAACVAAIAVFIPLFTVLGSLISIFIIVFLMNKILGAKGWVQPLVLALACSAVTYVLFVLMLDVPLPRGIL
- a CDS encoding lactate racemase domain-containing protein, giving the protein MGIIDEILESTVLPRMIRARQTFPAPEVRDVPAVLREELRKPAISGRVRRGMRIAVAVGSRGVAEIPRIARGVVEELRNLGAEPFIVPGMGSHGGATAEGQARVLADLGVTEESAGCPIVSSMEVAELGALDNGLPVYMDRRAMEADGIVVVNRVKPHTAFSGAIESGLVKMITIGLGKQKGADSCHAYGFAHMERNMIDMAKVKLARAPFLFGVATVENAYDRIARIVAVPAEEILATEPRLLAEARENMPSIPFDRLDVLVVDRMGKDISGSGMDPNITGRASNPAIRVTPKATRIAVLDLTAASHGNAVAMGLADVITRRLFDKIDFGHTYANVLTSTVTRSGMIPLIMDNDRLAIRAAVKTCNARDMGRVRMVRIRDTLRLEEFHYSESLQVEARGNARISPLGPPEEIAFDAEGNLHE
- a CDS encoding tripartite tricarboxylate transporter permease, whose translation is MKMDILHNLLQGFGTALSLQNLLACFLGALIGTVVGVLPGIGPVGAMSLLLPFSFGLDAGTSLILLAGIFYGAMYGGSTTSILINLPGEAASVVTCIDGYQMAKKGRAGAALAVVAIGSFVAGTLGVVLLMLFAPPLGKAALAFGPPEYFGIALIGMLLLSNLTGDSFLKAFLVFVLGMMISTIGIDALTGFNRLSFGLLELTRGVEFLPCAMGLFGLAEVFDIALQPYKTADTIKVKFRELYPSREEIKRSVWPILRGAFVGFPIGLIPGPAAIMSSLVSYRLERGVAKKPEEFGKGAIEGVAGPESANNAAAAGTMVPLLALGIPFAPATAVLLGGLMIHGVAPGPTFMTSHANLFWLVIASMYIGNLMLLVFNLPMVGLFASLTKVPPRILVPIVTALMLLGAYSVNNSAFDMVMLLFFGLLGFLFKCLGFTSTPLLVGMVLGPVFEKGLRQSLILADGDLLFFLKRPISGTMMAVAGLIVLWVIVGGAREMIKAREAKDTGEAEEPV